One segment of Thermococcus sp. AM4 DNA contains the following:
- the leuS gene encoding leucine--tRNA ligase encodes MKVDFKAIEEKWQKRWLKERVFEPDRNAKPKDKKFYITVAFPYLSGHLHVGHARTYTIPDVIARFKRMQGYNVLFPMAWHITGAPIVGIAERIKNRDPKTIHIYRDVYKVPEDILWKFEDPKEIVKYFMKAAKETFIRAGFSVDWTREFHTTSLFPPFSKFIEWQFWTLKDMGLVVKGAHRVRWDPVVGTPLGDHDIMEGEDVQILEYVIIKFILEENGEKIYLPAATLRPETVYGVTNMWLNPNATYVKARVRRGDREETWIISKEAAYKLSFQDREIEVIEEFKGEKLIGKYVKNPVTGDEVIILPAEFVDPDNATGVVMSVPAHAPFDHIALEDLKKETELLLKFDIDPRVLEDITYISLIELEGYGEFPAVEEAERLGVKSQKDKEKLEEATKNIYKAEYHKGRFKIEPYAGKPVQEVKDLIAKELMEKGIAEIMYEFAEKPVISRFGNQAVIKIIHDQWFIDYGNPEWKEKAREALANMTIYPESRRAQFEAVIDWLDKKACARKVGLGTPLPWDPEWVIESLSDSTIYMAYYTISRHINKLREEGRLDPEKLMREFFDYIFREDFSEEREKELEEKTGIPAETIHEMKEEFEYWYPLDWRCSAKDLIPNHLTFFIFNHTAIFRREHWPKGIAVNGFGTLEGQKMSKSKGNVLNFIDAIEENGADVVRLYIMGLAEHDSDFDWRRKEVGKLRRQVERFYELISEFSGYETEETELKNIDRWMLHRLNKAIEGTTKVLEEFRTRTAVQWAFYTVLNDLRWYLRRTEGRDDRAKRFVLRKLAEIWVRLMAPFTPHISEELWEKLGGEGFVSLAPWPEPVPEWWDETVEAEEEFVKAFIEDVKEIIRVAKIENPSRVYVYTAPEWKWRVVEVVAEKRDFKSAMAELMKDPEMRKHGKEISKLIQRLIKERAFEVKRIDEEKALREAKDFIEKELGVELIINPEEDRGGKKKAAMPLKPAVFVE; translated from the coding sequence ATGAAAGTTGACTTCAAGGCCATTGAGGAGAAGTGGCAGAAGCGCTGGCTTAAGGAGAGGGTTTTTGAGCCCGACAGAAACGCGAAGCCCAAGGATAAGAAGTTCTACATAACCGTCGCCTTCCCCTACCTCTCGGGCCACCTCCACGTCGGCCACGCGAGGACATACACGATTCCCGACGTCATAGCTCGCTTTAAGCGCATGCAGGGCTACAACGTGCTGTTTCCGATGGCGTGGCACATCACCGGCGCGCCGATAGTCGGAATCGCTGAGCGCATAAAGAACCGCGACCCCAAAACCATACACATCTACCGCGACGTCTACAAGGTGCCCGAGGACATTCTCTGGAAGTTCGAGGACCCGAAGGAAATCGTCAAGTACTTCATGAAGGCCGCGAAGGAGACCTTCATAAGGGCCGGCTTCAGCGTGGACTGGACGCGCGAGTTCCACACCACCAGTCTCTTTCCGCCCTTCAGCAAGTTCATAGAGTGGCAGTTCTGGACGCTCAAGGACATGGGGCTGGTCGTCAAGGGCGCTCACCGCGTCCGCTGGGACCCGGTTGTTGGCACTCCCCTCGGCGACCACGACATAATGGAGGGTGAGGACGTCCAGATTCTCGAATACGTGATAATCAAGTTCATCTTGGAGGAGAACGGCGAGAAAATCTACCTTCCGGCCGCGACGCTGAGGCCCGAGACCGTCTATGGAGTAACCAACATGTGGCTCAACCCCAACGCCACCTACGTCAAAGCCAGGGTCAGGCGCGGTGACCGGGAAGAGACCTGGATAATCAGCAAGGAAGCGGCCTACAAGCTCTCCTTCCAGGACAGAGAGATAGAGGTCATCGAGGAGTTCAAGGGCGAGAAGCTCATAGGAAAATACGTGAAGAACCCGGTAACGGGCGACGAGGTCATCATTCTGCCGGCGGAGTTCGTCGACCCCGACAACGCGACGGGAGTGGTTATGAGCGTTCCCGCCCACGCGCCCTTCGACCACATAGCCCTCGAAGACCTGAAGAAGGAAACCGAACTGCTCCTCAAGTTCGATATCGACCCGCGCGTCCTGGAGGACATCACCTACATTTCACTGATAGAGCTTGAGGGTTACGGCGAGTTCCCGGCCGTTGAGGAAGCCGAGAGGCTCGGCGTGAAGAGCCAGAAGGACAAGGAAAAGCTCGAAGAAGCTACCAAGAACATCTACAAGGCCGAGTACCACAAGGGGCGCTTCAAGATTGAGCCCTACGCGGGCAAGCCGGTCCAGGAGGTAAAGGACCTCATCGCCAAGGAGCTGATGGAGAAGGGAATAGCGGAGATAATGTACGAGTTCGCGGAGAAGCCCGTCATCTCGCGCTTCGGCAACCAGGCTGTCATCAAGATAATCCACGACCAGTGGTTCATAGACTACGGAAACCCCGAGTGGAAGGAGAAAGCTCGCGAGGCTCTGGCAAACATGACGATTTACCCGGAGAGCAGGCGCGCGCAGTTCGAGGCTGTAATAGACTGGCTCGATAAGAAGGCCTGTGCCAGAAAGGTCGGCCTCGGAACGCCCCTGCCCTGGGATCCAGAGTGGGTCATCGAGAGCCTGAGCGACTCGACAATTTACATGGCCTACTACACGATAAGCAGGCACATAAACAAGCTCCGCGAGGAGGGCAGGCTCGACCCCGAGAAGCTCATGAGGGAGTTCTTCGACTACATCTTCCGCGAGGACTTCAGTGAGGAGCGCGAGAAGGAGCTTGAAGAGAAGACCGGAATCCCGGCAGAGACAATCCACGAGATGAAAGAGGAGTTCGAGTACTGGTACCCACTCGACTGGCGCTGCTCTGCCAAGGACTTGATACCGAACCACCTGACGTTCTTCATATTCAACCACACGGCTATATTCAGGCGCGAGCACTGGCCGAAGGGCATAGCGGTTAACGGCTTCGGAACGCTTGAGGGCCAGAAGATGAGCAAGAGCAAGGGCAACGTGCTGAACTTCATTGACGCAATCGAGGAGAACGGGGCAGACGTTGTGAGGCTGTACATAATGGGTCTCGCCGAGCACGACAGCGACTTCGACTGGCGCAGGAAGGAGGTCGGAAAGCTCCGCAGGCAGGTCGAGCGGTTCTACGAGCTGATAAGCGAGTTCTCAGGCTACGAGACCGAGGAGACCGAGCTCAAGAACATCGACCGCTGGATGCTCCACCGCCTTAACAAGGCCATCGAGGGAACCACCAAGGTCCTTGAGGAGTTCAGGACGAGGACCGCCGTCCAGTGGGCGTTCTACACGGTCCTCAACGACCTGCGCTGGTATTTGAGGAGGACGGAGGGAAGGGATGACAGGGCGAAGCGCTTTGTATTGAGAAAGCTCGCGGAAATCTGGGTCAGGCTCATGGCGCCGTTTACGCCACACATCAGCGAAGAACTCTGGGAGAAGCTGGGCGGAGAGGGCTTCGTCAGCCTCGCTCCCTGGCCAGAGCCCGTTCCCGAGTGGTGGGACGAGACGGTAGAGGCGGAAGAGGAGTTCGTCAAGGCCTTCATCGAGGACGTCAAGGAGATAATCCGCGTTGCGAAGATAGAGAACCCGAGCAGGGTTTACGTCTACACCGCCCCGGAGTGGAAGTGGAGGGTCGTTGAGGTCGTTGCCGAGAAGAGGGACTTCAAGTCTGCGATGGCGGAGCTCATGAAGGACCCGGAGATGAGGAAGCACGGCAAGGAGATAAGCAAGCTGATACAGAGGCTCATCAAGGAGAGGGCCTTCGAGGTCAAGAGAATAGACGAGGAGAAAGCTTTGAGGGAAGCAAAGGACTTCATAGAGAAGGAACTTGGCGTCGAGCTGATAATCAACCCCGAGGAGGACAGGGGAGGAAAGAAGAAAGCCGCGATGCCGCTGAAGCCCGCTGTGTTTGTTGAATAA
- a CDS encoding ABC transporter ATP-binding protein, with product MSKSYGRVKALKGVTFSLSRGLSLILGPNGSGKTTLIKILAGIIKPDEGDIRVLKRDYLSVPKNEIGFAFERTVAPPRIQVESYLRAVAEYRGTDNVDELLDLFGLRRYRTKKFKELSQGYKRRFLVATAFAGKPKAVFLDEPFSNLDIVSKVELGRAFQEIKREVSIVIVSHIISGLKNLDSLVLLHNGEVVLNKVGREVSTVGGFKATFKDGTVVENDVNMVMKLIRKGKELLCIDPITPEDIMYEKLKNGKKK from the coding sequence TTGAGTAAATCCTACGGAAGAGTAAAGGCCCTAAAGGGTGTTACTTTCTCACTATCCAGGGGACTCTCTTTGATCCTTGGACCCAATGGAAGCGGGAAGACAACCTTAATCAAAATACTGGCAGGAATTATCAAACCTGATGAAGGTGATATCAGAGTGCTGAAGAGAGATTATCTCAGTGTTCCCAAGAACGAGATTGGATTTGCCTTCGAACGTACAGTAGCTCCTCCACGCATTCAAGTTGAGAGCTATCTAAGGGCGGTTGCAGAGTACAGGGGAACAGACAACGTTGATGAACTCCTCGATCTCTTTGGGCTGAGAAGGTACAGAACAAAGAAATTCAAAGAGCTCTCGCAAGGCTACAAGAGGAGGTTCTTAGTCGCGACAGCTTTCGCGGGAAAACCCAAGGCTGTATTTCTTGATGAGCCCTTTAGCAACCTGGACATAGTCTCAAAGGTAGAACTCGGAAGGGCTTTCCAGGAAATAAAACGGGAAGTCAGCATCGTTATAGTTTCCCACATAATATCTGGTCTCAAAAATCTGGACTCTCTTGTCCTGCTCCACAATGGAGAGGTCGTTTTAAACAAAGTGGGTCGTGAGGTTAGTACCGTTGGGGGATTCAAGGCTACCTTTAAAGATGGTACTGTAGTGGAGAATGACGTGAATATGGTTATGAAACTCATTAGGAAAGGCAAAGAACTCCTATGCATTGATCCTATAACTCCAGAAGATATCATGTACGAGAAATTAAAGAATGGGAAAAAGAAGTGA
- a CDS encoding class I SAM-dependent methyltransferase — MLERFRVLGFAPLNEGMNVLEIGCGAHALTTVPLAYLVGEAGRVVAVDRSRWRFFEDVTSSAGVKHRIIPLKLDARELPFPFRAFDLAILVHGVRSLKNEEAMIKVISEMLRVSERVFIAESLPVAKNERQRAHLELYNLREEIIEALFGEKDDLHYPTLEKLVELVEWAGGDVIESGTFEPELPHYLAYIPGEYVERIEDEEKRAELLRRREEAYEKWKEGAEHPLVGWLIAKR, encoded by the coding sequence ATGCTCGAACGCTTCCGCGTCCTCGGGTTCGCGCCCCTCAATGAGGGAATGAACGTCCTTGAGATAGGGTGTGGCGCCCATGCCTTAACTACCGTTCCCCTCGCTTATCTCGTCGGTGAGGCCGGCCGTGTCGTTGCGGTTGACCGCTCCCGCTGGCGCTTCTTTGAGGATGTAACTTCCTCAGCCGGCGTGAAGCACAGGATAATCCCGCTCAAGCTTGACGCGCGGGAGTTGCCGTTCCCGTTCAGAGCCTTCGACTTGGCGATTCTCGTCCATGGAGTCAGGAGCCTGAAAAACGAAGAGGCGATGATTAAGGTCATCTCTGAAATGCTCCGTGTCTCGGAGCGGGTATTCATCGCGGAGAGCCTCCCTGTGGCGAAAAACGAGCGACAGAGGGCGCACCTCGAACTCTACAACCTGCGCGAGGAAATCATTGAGGCGCTGTTCGGCGAGAAGGACGACCTCCACTACCCGACGCTTGAGAAGCTCGTGGAGCTCGTTGAGTGGGCAGGGGGAGATGTAATCGAGAGCGGAACCTTCGAGCCCGAGTTGCCGCACTACCTCGCCTACATTCCGGGGGAATATGTGGAGAGGATAGAAGACGAGGAAAAGCGCGCCGAGCTTTTGAGAAGGCGGGAGGAAGCCTACGAAAAGTGGAAGGAAGGGGCGGAGCATCCTCTGGTGGGGTGGCTGATTGCAAAGCGCTGA
- a CDS encoding DUF3267 domain-containing protein: MPKFASRDSVFFNPTVIYNPLHEGLHALTAKLFKARIRVGVTFFGKLLSPYVSVETPLRAREYLFATLAPTLLSVFSLLLAWLFHSNFWALVFVSNTVGMSSDIITAFALFGMPPDAVVCNKRRAPNLRQ; encoded by the coding sequence ATTCCCAAGTTCGCTTCGAGAGATTCTGTATTTTTTAACCCTACAGTTATTTATAATCCCCTTCACGAGGGGCTCCATGCACTCACAGCTAAGCTATTCAAGGCAAGAATCAGAGTGGGGGTTACTTTTTTTGGAAAATTGTTATCTCCCTATGTGTCAGTTGAGACACCTCTCCGCGCGAGGGAGTATCTCTTCGCAACTCTTGCGCCGACTCTGCTTTCTGTGTTTTCACTTCTCCTTGCGTGGCTTTTCCATTCAAACTTCTGGGCGCTCGTTTTCGTCTCCAACACAGTGGGGATGTCCAGCGATATCATAACAGCATTTGCACTCTTTGGAATGCCTCCCGACGCGGTGGTCTGTAACAAGAGAAGAGCCCCTAATCTTAGGCAGTGA
- the gdhA gene encoding glutamate dehydrogenase: MVEIDPFEMAVKQLERAAQYMDISEEALEWLKRPMRIVEVSVPIEMDDGSVKVFTGFRVQHNWARGPTKGGIRWHPAETLSTVKALATWMTWKVAVVDLPYGGGKGGIIVDPKKLSEREQERLARAYIRAIYDVIGPWTDIPAPDVYTNPKIMGWMMDEYETIMRRKGPAFGVITGKPLSIGGSLGRGTATAQGAIFTIREAAKALGIDLKGKTIAVQGYGNAGYYTAKLAKEQLGMKVVAVSDSKGGIYNPDGLDPDEVLKWKREHGSVKGFPGATNITNEELLELEVDVLAPAAIEEVITEKNADNIKAKIVAEVANGPVTPEADDILREKGILQIPDFLCNAGGVTVSYFEWVQNINGYYWTEEEVREKLDKKMTKAFWEVYNTAKEKNIHMRDGAYVVAVQRVYQAMLDRGWVKK, from the coding sequence ATGGTCGAGATCGACCCCTTTGAGATGGCCGTTAAGCAGCTCGAGAGGGCTGCCCAGTACATGGATATAAGTGAGGAGGCCCTTGAGTGGCTCAAGAGGCCCATGAGGATTGTTGAAGTTAGCGTTCCCATCGAGATGGACGACGGTTCTGTTAAAGTCTTCACGGGATTCCGCGTTCAGCACAACTGGGCCCGCGGCCCAACCAAGGGTGGTATAAGGTGGCACCCTGCCGAGACCCTCAGCACCGTTAAGGCCCTCGCCACCTGGATGACCTGGAAAGTTGCCGTTGTTGACCTCCCCTACGGTGGCGGTAAGGGTGGCATCATCGTTGACCCGAAGAAACTCTCCGAGAGGGAGCAGGAGAGGCTCGCCCGCGCTTACATAAGGGCCATCTACGACGTCATCGGCCCGTGGACCGACATTCCTGCCCCGGACGTTTACACCAACCCCAAGATAATGGGCTGGATGATGGACGAGTACGAGACCATAATGAGGCGCAAGGGTCCGGCCTTTGGTGTCATAACCGGCAAGCCGCTCAGCATCGGCGGTTCCCTCGGAAGGGGCACCGCCACCGCCCAGGGTGCTATCTTCACCATCAGAGAGGCCGCCAAGGCCCTCGGCATCGATCTCAAGGGCAAGACCATCGCCGTCCAGGGCTACGGTAACGCCGGTTACTACACCGCCAAGCTCGCCAAGGAGCAGCTCGGCATGAAGGTCGTCGCCGTCAGCGACAGCAAGGGTGGTATCTACAACCCCGATGGCCTCGACCCGGACGAGGTCCTCAAGTGGAAGAGGGAGCACGGCTCAGTTAAGGGCTTCCCGGGAGCTACCAACATCACCAACGAGGAGCTCCTCGAGCTCGAGGTCGACGTCCTCGCCCCCGCGGCAATCGAGGAGGTCATCACCGAGAAGAACGCCGACAACATCAAGGCCAAGATTGTTGCCGAGGTTGCTAACGGTCCGGTTACCCCGGAGGCCGACGACATACTTCGCGAGAAGGGCATCCTCCAGATTCCGGACTTCCTCTGTAACGCCGGTGGTGTCACCGTCAGCTACTTCGAGTGGGTCCAGAACATAAACGGCTACTACTGGACCGAGGAGGAAGTTCGCGAGAAGCTCGACAAGAAGATGACAAAGGCCTTCTGGGAGGTCTACAACACCGCCAAGGAGAAGAACATCCACATGCGTGACGGTGCTTACGTCGTTGCCGTCCAGAGGGTTTACCAGGCCATGCTCGACCGCGGATGGGTCAAGAAGTGA
- a CDS encoding DUF4389 domain-containing protein: protein MGERIEALLRIPLGILYGIILYILNIVVGIVVFLQFFHTLILGRRHEGMARFANQYASFQYHVNRYTGFATNERPLFGGPGFEEVLPCDFDRKRSGDKYQEIKEAFDNAL from the coding sequence ATGGGAGAAAGAATAGAGGCGCTTTTAAGGATACCACTCGGGATCCTGTACGGGATAATCCTGTACATATTGAATATTGTTGTTGGGATAGTAGTCTTCCTCCAGTTCTTCCACACGTTGATTTTGGGAAGGCGTCATGAGGGTATGGCGAGGTTTGCAAATCAGTACGCGTCTTTCCAGTACCATGTTAACCGGTACACAGGCTTTGCGACCAACGAGAGGCCCCTTTTTGGAGGGCCCGGTTTTGAGGAGGTCCTTCCCTGTGACTTCGACAGGAAACGTAGCGGAGATAAATACCAAGAGATCAAGGAAGCCTTTGATAATGCTCTCTGA
- a CDS encoding thermonuclease family protein — MERKPLAIYISVILISVLILAGAYTVSHSTLSRGQPGEYVPAGNSSQKVLVYVTHVVDGDTAWVRFPNGTEEKVRFLGVDTPETEEDRNRPNEYDHITDLRCLTIWGLKAEQFTRDSIEHRQVYLVFDPISPRRGYFGRLLAYVYLINGTDFTAELVKKGYARVYVEGTFEKKEEYLRYQREAMERGLGLWGACG; from the coding sequence ATGGAGAGAAAGCCATTGGCGATCTACATCTCGGTCATCCTGATCTCGGTTCTCATACTGGCGGGGGCTTATACCGTATCCCACAGCACTCTGAGTCGGGGACAGCCCGGGGAGTACGTGCCCGCTGGTAACTCTTCTCAGAAGGTTTTGGTCTACGTTACCCACGTCGTTGATGGGGACACCGCCTGGGTCCGTTTTCCAAACGGCACGGAAGAGAAGGTGAGGTTCCTTGGAGTGGACACCCCGGAGACTGAAGAGGACAGAAACCGGCCGAACGAGTACGATCACATTACCGACCTCAGGTGCCTGACGATATGGGGGCTGAAGGCCGAACAGTTCACGAGGGATTCCATCGAGCACAGGCAGGTCTATCTCGTTTTCGATCCGATCTCCCCGAGGAGGGGCTACTTCGGAAGGCTCTTGGCCTACGTGTACCTCATCAACGGCACCGATTTCACGGCGGAGCTTGTAAAGAAGGGTTACGCAAGGGTTTACGTCGAGGGAACCTTCGAGAAAAAGGAGGAGTACCTGAGGTACCAGAGGGAAGCCATGGAGAGGGGACTGGGGCTCTGGGGAGCCTGCGGTTAA
- the fni gene encoding type 2 isopentenyl-diphosphate Delta-isomerase, with translation MDREELTIIRKFEHIEHCLKRNVQAHVSNGFEDVHFVHMSLPEIDKDEIDLSVEFLGRRFDYPIFIAGMTGGTKGSQLAGRINKTLAKAAQELNIPMGVGSQRAMIRKPETWESYYVRDVAPDVFLVGNLGAPQFSETIPERYGIEEALKAVETIEADALAIHMNPLQESVQPEGDTQYRGVLKALAELKAEFPYPIIAKETGAGVSKEVAVRLESIGIDAIDVGGLGGTSWSAVEYYRAKDELGRNLALKFWDWGIKTAISVAEVRYSTDLPIIATGGMRDGITMAKALAMGATFAGVALPLLKPAVKGDVEGVIKILRRYIEEIRNAMFLVGARNVEELRRVPLVITGFTREWLEQRIDLSAYLRAR, from the coding sequence ATGGATAGGGAAGAGCTCACTATCATCAGGAAGTTCGAGCACATCGAGCACTGCCTAAAGCGCAACGTTCAGGCCCACGTGAGCAATGGTTTTGAGGACGTGCACTTCGTCCACATGAGCCTGCCCGAGATCGACAAGGATGAAATCGACTTAAGCGTCGAGTTCCTCGGGAGGCGCTTTGACTACCCGATTTTCATAGCGGGAATGACCGGTGGAACGAAGGGCTCACAGCTCGCCGGAAGGATAAACAAGACCCTCGCGAAGGCCGCTCAGGAGCTCAACATACCGATGGGCGTCGGCAGTCAGAGGGCAATGATACGGAAACCTGAAACCTGGGAGAGCTACTACGTTAGAGATGTGGCTCCAGACGTATTCCTCGTCGGCAACCTTGGCGCTCCCCAGTTCTCCGAAACAATTCCGGAGCGCTACGGCATTGAAGAGGCTTTGAAGGCCGTCGAGACGATTGAGGCGGACGCTCTGGCGATACACATGAACCCACTCCAGGAGAGCGTCCAGCCCGAGGGGGACACGCAGTACAGGGGCGTTCTCAAAGCTCTGGCAGAGCTCAAGGCGGAGTTTCCATACCCGATAATAGCGAAGGAGACCGGCGCGGGGGTTTCCAAGGAAGTCGCGGTCAGGCTTGAGAGCATTGGAATTGACGCCATCGATGTCGGCGGCCTCGGCGGAACGAGCTGGAGCGCCGTTGAGTACTACCGCGCAAAGGACGAGCTCGGCAGGAACCTCGCGCTCAAGTTCTGGGACTGGGGGATTAAGACAGCCATAAGCGTTGCCGAGGTTCGCTACTCCACGGACCTGCCGATTATAGCCACCGGCGGAATGCGCGACGGGATAACGATGGCCAAAGCCCTCGCTATGGGAGCTACCTTCGCGGGAGTGGCATTACCGTTGCTCAAGCCCGCGGTGAAGGGAGACGTCGAGGGCGTCATCAAAATCCTGAGGCGCTACATCGAGGAGATAAGGAACGCGATGTTCCTCGTGGGTGCGAGAAACGTCGAAGAGCTGAGAAGGGTTCCTCTCGTTATCACGGGCTTCACGAGGGAGTGGCTGGAGCAGAGGATTGACCTTTCCGCATATCTGCGCGCCCGGTGA
- a CDS encoding polyprenyl synthetase family protein — protein sequence MTDYKELFTRIKNLAKDVDKIILELVPEKDPKKLYEAARHYPLAGGKRVRPFVVLRAAEAVGGDPEKALYPAAAVEFIHNYSLVHDDIMDMDELRRGRPTVHKVWGVNMAILAGDLLFSKAFEAIAKAEVSPEKKARILEVLVKTSNELCEGQALDIEFETKDEVTVDEYLKMISGKTGALFDGSATIGAIVGTDNEEYIRALSKWGRNVGIAFQIWDDVLDLIADEEKLGKPVGSDIRKGKKTLIVSHFFQHASEEDKAEFLKVFGKYAGDAKGDALIHDEKVKEEVAKAIELLKKYGSIDYAANYAKNLVKEANEALKILPESEARKDLELLAEFLVEREF from the coding sequence ATGACGGACTACAAGGAACTCTTCACGCGGATCAAAAACCTCGCGAAGGACGTCGATAAAATTATCCTCGAACTCGTTCCCGAAAAGGACCCGAAGAAATTATACGAGGCCGCCCGCCACTACCCGCTCGCCGGCGGCAAAAGGGTTCGCCCCTTCGTCGTTCTCAGGGCAGCGGAGGCCGTTGGCGGCGACCCCGAGAAGGCTCTCTATCCAGCGGCCGCTGTGGAGTTCATTCACAACTATTCGCTGGTTCACGACGACATAATGGACATGGACGAGCTGAGGCGCGGAAGGCCGACCGTCCACAAGGTCTGGGGCGTCAACATGGCCATTTTAGCTGGCGATTTGCTGTTTTCAAAGGCCTTTGAGGCGATAGCCAAGGCTGAGGTAAGCCCCGAGAAGAAGGCGAGAATCCTCGAGGTTCTCGTGAAGACCTCAAACGAGCTCTGCGAGGGTCAGGCACTCGACATAGAGTTCGAGACGAAGGACGAGGTTACCGTTGACGAGTACCTCAAGATGATCAGCGGCAAGACCGGGGCGCTCTTCGACGGCTCGGCGACGATAGGCGCAATCGTCGGCACCGACAATGAGGAGTACATAAGGGCCCTCTCGAAGTGGGGAAGGAACGTGGGAATAGCCTTCCAGATATGGGATGACGTTCTCGATTTGATTGCCGACGAGGAGAAGCTCGGGAAGCCCGTCGGAAGCGACATAAGGAAGGGCAAGAAAACCCTTATAGTCAGCCACTTCTTCCAGCACGCGAGTGAGGAGGACAAGGCCGAGTTCCTGAAGGTCTTCGGCAAGTACGCCGGTGACGCTAAGGGCGATGCTCTCATCCACGACGAGAAAGTTAAGGAGGAAGTCGCCAAAGCCATTGAGCTCCTCAAAAAGTACGGCAGCATCGACTACGCCGCCAACTACGCGAAAAACCTGGTGAAGGAAGCGAACGAGGCCCTAAAGATCCTCCCTGAGAGCGAGGCGAGGAAAGATCTTGAACTCCTCGCCGAGTTCCTCGTCGAGAGGGAGTTCTGA
- a CDS encoding RNase J family beta-CASP ribonuclease, whose product MIRVYTISGYEEVGKNMTAVGYSDGKREEIVIIDVGIRLDRVLIHEDVNIQEFPTKELQKLGAIPDDSIIRNKRVVAIALTHGHLDHIGAIGKIAPHYPDVPVYGTPYTVKLAKSEVKSEKYFDVKNPMYETEFGEIVQVSENLAIEFVRSTHSIPQAAMVVVHTPDGAVVHTGDFKFDNNSPLGERPDYKRLKELGKEGVKVLIPESTRVGEPTKTPSEAVAQMLLEDFFLYEGMEADGLIATTFASHIARLQELIWIANRMGRQAVFIGRSLAKYTGIAKQLGLIKMKGSRVLRSPNAIKKVLAEVSQARENYLLIVTGHQGEPGAVLTRMANGELYDIGKRDTVVFSAGTIPNPLNRAQRYILETKLRMKGVRMIKDMHVSGHASREDHRYLIRMLNPENIVPAHGEFQMLTQYAELAEEEGYLIGRDVFVSRNGYTVEIE is encoded by the coding sequence ATGATACGAGTTTACACCATCAGCGGCTACGAGGAAGTGGGTAAGAACATGACCGCCGTCGGCTACTCCGATGGCAAGAGAGAGGAGATCGTTATAATCGACGTTGGAATAAGGCTCGATCGCGTTCTCATTCATGAGGACGTTAACATCCAGGAGTTCCCCACCAAGGAGCTCCAGAAGCTCGGTGCCATCCCCGACGATTCCATCATACGGAACAAACGCGTCGTTGCTATAGCCCTGACCCACGGGCATCTCGATCACATAGGGGCCATAGGGAAAATAGCCCCCCACTACCCCGACGTTCCCGTTTACGGGACTCCATACACCGTGAAGCTCGCCAAGAGCGAGGTTAAGAGCGAGAAGTATTTCGACGTAAAGAACCCCATGTACGAGACCGAGTTCGGGGAGATAGTGCAGGTCAGCGAGAACCTCGCGATAGAGTTCGTCCGCTCCACCCACTCCATCCCCCAGGCGGCCATGGTGGTTGTGCACACGCCCGATGGCGCCGTCGTTCACACCGGCGACTTCAAGTTCGACAACAACAGCCCCCTGGGCGAGAGACCCGATTACAAGAGGCTGAAGGAGCTCGGCAAGGAGGGCGTTAAAGTCCTCATACCGGAATCGACCCGCGTTGGAGAGCCAACGAAGACCCCGAGCGAGGCAGTTGCCCAGATGCTCCTCGAGGACTTCTTTCTCTACGAAGGCATGGAGGCCGATGGTCTCATCGCCACTACCTTCGCTAGCCACATCGCCCGCCTTCAGGAGCTCATATGGATAGCCAACAGAATGGGCAGGCAGGCGGTCTTCATAGGCCGTTCCCTCGCCAAGTACACCGGAATAGCGAAGCAGCTCGGGCTAATAAAGATGAAGGGCTCGAGGGTTCTGAGGAGCCCAAACGCGATAAAGAAGGTTCTTGCCGAGGTCTCGCAGGCGAGGGAGAACTACCTGCTCATCGTTACTGGTCACCAGGGTGAACCGGGTGCGGTGCTAACGAGGATGGCCAACGGGGAGCTCTACGACATCGGGAAGCGCGACACCGTCGTGTTCTCGGCCGGAACAATACCAAACCCCCTCAACAGGGCCCAGCGCTACATCCTGGAAACCAAGCTCAGGATGAAGGGTGTGAGGATGATCAAGGACATGCACGTTTCAGGCCATGCGAGCAGGGAGGACCACCGCTACCTGATAAGGATGCTCAACCCCGAGAACATCGTCCCGGCCCATGGAGAGTTCCAGATGCTCACACAGTACGCGGAGCTGGCTGAGGAGGAAGGCTATCTGATCGGCAGAGACGTCTTCGTTTCAAGGAACGGTTACACCGTGGAAATCGAGTGA